In the Bacillus sp. HSf4 genome, GGTCATTTTTAAACGTTAGCTAAAATCTTTCCTTAGATTGAAATTCCTTTTTTAGCACCGAAACTATAAGCTGGTCAGCAGGCTTTCCCTGAAATTCTCCGCTTTCTCGCAAACAGCCCTCATAAGAGAAACGAAGTCTCTGAGGTACAGCGAGGCTTCGTTTATTTTGGCTGATCACTTTTATTTCTAAGCGATTTATTATATAGTAGCCAATAGAGGCTGTTTTGATTCTGTCATTGATTTGATATAAGCACACTTTCCCTGCCAAACGGCCTTTTTCAAAAATGTCGAGATGCAGCGAAGATCCGGATTCCGCTTCTTCTTGTGCAAACGTAATGAACTCTTGACTGTCTTTCACACTTTTCACCTCATCACCCACGGAAGCCATTCATTCAAAAAACAGGTTCAATATCCATTTTTTGAAAACCATTAATAATACCGGTTCTTTTATCAATGAGCAGTTGATCATCCAGAGGTAAACTCATATGAACACCTCTCTAACAATGAATTTTCTATTGGTATTTTGAGATGTGACAGCATGTGTTCAGAATGCCATAATGCAATATGTCCATTGCACCACGAAGCGAGCTCCGGGGTTTTGGATTAGAAAGCCAAGGATAAGTAAGGGAATTATGGTTTCATCACCTTCGCCACCCGCGCCTCAAATTCCGCGTACGTGATTTTACCCGAAGCCAAATCCATACTATGAAGGTAAATCTGTTCTGTTTTAGAATAGTCACCATTCACTTTCAGTGATTGCTCCTCTCCCGAAATGGGTTTCAGGATATGGTACTTTTTCGAAAAAGCCTCGAAATAGCGGTAACCGAATTTGCGTTGTGAAGCTGCGTCTAAATGAATGCCATCAGGATTCGCAGTCAAACCTGCTGCAGTAACAAAATAACAATTCTGTTGTTCATTAGCAAAACGCAGCAATTGTTCATTAACCTGTCGAAATTCGGTCGCGTGCTTTCCAAAACCGGTCTTCCCAAGAAAGTCACCAAGCCCTCCAATAATCAACGGTACCTCATCAAGTTTCAACTCGTTTCTTAGCGTTTCGATAATAAGGGTTAATTTCTCGTAATAAGTTTCATGTAGCGAACGATAACTGTCACTCTCACCTTGGTGCCAAAGGATTCCACAAATTTGACTGGACCGGAGGGCGAAGCGGGCTTCGGACAAAGCATGCTGAAAAAGGATGCCTTCCGGATGCCAGTCATTCAATGAACTGCCACCTTCCGCACAAGGGATCAAGCCAATTTCTTCATCGGGATGAGCTCTCGACCATGCATCTGCAAAAGATGCCGCCAGGCCAACGCCGGAAACCGGACGGTCGTAATTAATCGGCTCTGTCATCATCTGCCACTGTCCATTGCGCAGCATTTTTATTTTTTCATTATAGATAGGGTCTACTTCATTCAAAAATCCACGGCCCGCCATATTCGACTGCCCCAACATTAAAAAAGACTTTATCATCTAATTTTCACTTCTTTACATCAATATTTTGGTCTAATTAGACTATAGTGAATTCAGTTTGTCTTGTAAAGTTTTAACAGGTTTTATTTTTTTATTAGCATGTATGAAAAACAAACTAACATTGAAAATTTGGTGGATGTATTTGTGAAATAGCATGTTCTTTTGCTTTTCTTATTCAACTATCGGGGGCTTTAGTTTAATAATAACGATCTTCCACAATCGGGCGCGATTATTGAACAAGAACTAAAGGAGTTATACATATTAGTCATGTAAAATATGTATAACTCCTTATTTTTTATGACTTTTTTTGATTTAGGTCTTGATAAATAACGAAATTTCTCGTATAAAAATACACAATTAGATGACCGGGTGTATTGCTGAAACATACACCCGGTCATCTTTATGCGGCTTTTCAATTACTTCCCTGAATGTGCAGGTATTCTTCAGGAAAGCGGTCAACTTCCCCTGCCTGCCCCGCAAGTAAAAACGTTCGAAAAAAGTTAAATCCTATTTAATTTGAATTTCCTTCACTTTTTTTATCTGTTTTGCTTGGAACAGGATCAAAGCCTCCCGGATGAAGAGGGTGGCATTTCAGTAATCATTTGATGAGCAGATAACTGCCTTTGATAAACCCAAACCTTTGAATCGCTTCAAGACCGTAGTTGGAACATGTTGGATAAAATCTGCAAGTTGGTGGGAAAAGAGGTGATATCGCCTTTTGATAGAATCGAATCAATACTTCGCTGCCCGTTTCATGATTCCTCCCGAAGAAATTTTGCTATATCCTTTGCAAAATATGTAACAATCAGATCCGCACCCGGCACTGCCGCTGATCTTTCGTCAGCCGACAGGTCACCATATTAATCGGTTAAAGTAAATGTTTAGAATAAAAAATAGAAGATAACATGACTCCAACGAGCTATCGCTTTTGTCAAAATTGTGACCAAAAAAAGCTTTTCTTGTTGATATGAACGTTACATCTGCATGATTCAGAAAAGTGGTTTTTCTCGTGAGATTCTTCACTTGACAAGATCTCTTTTTCGGGGAAATAAAGAAGAGTAGCGGGAGATCATGTTAGCAGATCAGTTTCTTTGTTCATTTTTTGGACACTGAGCAGAAACCTTCAATGAAGAGCCTCCATCTCATCTCTCGTCACTATACTATCCTCTGTGTCTGCTCTCGTTTAGATATTTACTGGTTGTGGTAAAATAATATGAAGAAATTCAATGCAATATCTGAACAACAAGGCAGGCGATGCCGGATTCCTTGATTGTGCGTGAATATGATCACCCGACAACACAAGGCTCTGAAGTGAAATTCAAACAAAGGTTAGAACAAATTTCAGATTGGACTAAAAGGAATAATGAATAATTGGAACACTTGGCATTCCTCTAAGATCAAGTTGTATAGAAGAAGCCTATATCTTTTTGGATATTCATATTCTTTGCAGCCGTTCTTACACAATGTGAATTTTACAAAGAATGGAGGTGTCCTATTTATGACGAAAGCTGAAATAATCGAGTACTGCCTGTCTTATTCAGATACTTATAAAGACCACCCTTTTGGTGAAGGATGGACTGCGATGCGTCACAACGGTAATAAAAAGTTGTTTGCTCTTATCTTTAATCTTGATGGCCACTTATGCGTAAATCTTAAATGTGAACCTCATCGCGCTCATTTTCTCCGCGGCATATTTAAAGAGGTGAAGCCTGGGTATCATATGAATAAAGAGCACTGGAATACCATCATATTAGATGGTGATCTCCCAGAGGATGATCTTCATGATATGGTGCAGCATAGTTTTGAATTGACTAAGCCAAAGGCACGTATCTGATACACATTTATTTATTGCATTAAATCGATAACGTCTCTAGGTATTAATGAACTCCCCTTAGGGATTGACCGAGTTGTTTATAAAGAAAAGGAACCTCTGATGAGTTCCTTTTTGTATATCATTGTGTTTATATAAAATACCTCTGTAGAGCCCTGACATATAAGAACTCAAAAGTCAGCCCATTTCAAAACATGATGAAAACTTCTGTGCCGGAGTTTTTTTAACGCTTAATTATACAGATAACTCACCTTCAAACACTTTTTCCTCACTTTGATTGTAGGTGAACAACTATAGGCTCAAGCACTCTTCATTTTGTGAGGACATGATAGGAGCATCTTTCCATGGTGAGGGCTTATACATATCAAAAGACCGCAAAGCTTTCTTGAAGAAGCTTTGCGGTCTGCGGGTCTCTTTTTTGCTTAGTATAGTCAATGGATTCCAGCAGAATCCACACATATATCATTGATGTTTTATTTTGATGTTTCCTCTTACGAATCATTTGTCTGAGAAGATAGAATTCATTTGGACCCGTGTGAGATGCACCCAAGCCATAGCGGCTTTATGCCATGTAACAATAAATGTGGAGGAACCTGCATGTCTCAGTTAGTTTCGGGATAAAATGCGTGTTGATGTTCCTCTGCTTCACTATTTAATATGCGATAGCTAGACCCTCCAATATGAAGCGGAATATCCAGTTTCTCTAAATTTGGCATTCCATTTCTTAAGAAAAGCTCTTTATCTTGATATCTCTGTAAAACTTCTCCCACAATCCACTCTTGATCCCCTAAAGTGGAAACACTGTGTACTTTACACTCATAAGCAAAATACGCATCAGTTAAAATCGGTATCTCAGCTCTTCGTCCTTCTTCGTATTGAATATGAAATGCTGCAAACTTATTGATATCTCTGCCGCTATGGGTGCCTAATGCTTGAATGAGTTCCGAACATCTTCCCGGAAGAAAATTCACACCGAAAACACCGCTTTTCTCAATCAATTTGTAGGTATATGTCTCTTTGTTTACTGATACCCCATACATTCCGGGAGAAGATCCGATATACGTATGCCACCCGGAGGCCATTGCGTTTTTTTCACCTTTATATTGAGCCGTAACGACAGCTACCATGCCGGGGTAGGCGTACCAAATTGGTTCATCGATCGGTGCTCTCATCTTCATCGCTCCTTTTGTTTTAGATTCATTTTTTATTAAAATTTGAGAGGCTCGCATCAACATCGACATGTTCTTCTTCAAATGGACCGTTCGTTTTAGCTGCAAGCCAGTTTAACAAATGGACTCCCGGCGGGTTGTTTCCGACTTGCCATTGCGGCGTGAGTAACCGAAGCGTCTTATTTTCTGTCATCTTACACATCCTTCCTTTCCAATATTCACGAGAAGATGCATAAATAATAAACCCTATAGCAACTATAGGGTCAAGGGGTTCGTTATTTTTTCAGCACTCTAAATTCTGTGAGGAAGTCTTCTTCTTTTAATGAGTTATAGCTGTTTGGAAAAGAAACTTGATATACTTTTCCATCCGTTTGAATGCCGTGAGATTCAATAAAATGGTACAGTTTTTGATAGTATGAAAAATAATTTGTTGAAGAGCAATCAAATGAAATACATACATATTCACCGGACGGGATCGTATCTATCCCAATATTTTGTTCGTCTGTATCTATCTTTACTCCATCATAAATCGTCGTATAAACACTGTTGCAATAAATATCACCGGAATTTTTATAAGGCTTTAAATCATAAATCAGTCCATAATAGTTATCAACCATATCTCCTCTTTCTTCAAGGACTTCAGCCAGTTTGCGGTAATACCAATCTGATTGATTATGAGGATTCACTTGAGGTGTCGCTGCTTTTAAAATGGTTTGGCCTTCTATATGCCGAACATAAACCAGACCTTCTTCTTTTTTAGTGCGTATCTCCAATTGTTCGTGAAGCTGATTCTTTCTTCTTTGAAGCAATTGCCTGGCACGTTCGAGTCTTTCCATTTCACGCTCAATCACGCTTTCTTGCTCTTCAAGAAAGGTTTGCATCAGTTCAGGGGTACATGTATATGAGATCATGCGCTTAATTTCTTCCAAAGGCGTTTTAATAGATTTGAGATATTTTATAATATCCAAATAAAAGAACTGTTTAACATGGTAATATCGATAGCCATTATCCCGGTCTGTACATTGAGGCTTGAAAATTCCGATCTTATCATAATAGCGCAATGTTTGAATGGAAATGTGATTTAGACGGGCTGTTTCCCCAATTGAAAAATATTCCTTCATCAATCCCACCCTTTCTTTTATTCTTTCTTCCACTATATACGATTACCTTCAAAATCCTAACTGAACGACCTTGAGAAAAAAACTGTCTAAGACGATCTTCATTTTGTTCTATGTTGAACATATCCACGAAGACATGATCTTTCCTGTCTCATCACGATTGTATGAGCCGCTCAGGAAATATCGGCTTCTTTGAACAGATTTTTCGTAAAAAGGATATACAGCAAAGACGACATCAAACAGGCTGACTCCGCTTTACGTTAAAATCGCACCCATCAATACGATAGCGACCAGCCTGACAATGGTCTTCGCAATCGACGCAACCAAACCGGAAATCTCGACGACCTTCCCGAAAATAGCGCCAAGCAGAAATACCGGAAAGTACAGCTTAAAAAACCCGCCATCTTTTCCATAAATACTGTTAGAAAAAGGAAGTGTAAAGCTTGGATCTGTCAACAGCACAGCAAATAAAGCACCAATCGGAGCAAACAAGATGACGACAAATCCCCGATAGACGAAAAACATCAGCAACCCCACCGCCAAAAGAGTAATGATCATGTCCACAAACATCCCCTCCCTTTCCGCCATATTATCGTGCAAGTTCCGTGCCAGTTGCCAAAACTCCATTTCAGCCTCCCATATTTTCAGGGAACATGAGCAACAACGATTCCGGCCAGGCGGATTTTTCCGCTTTTACGGAAAAAAAGAAAGCTCTTTTTTAGAGCTTTTCTCATCTCCTTCCCGGGACGGCAATAAAAGCAATCCGGTCACCAAGCCCTCTCTCGAGCCCCTTATTCGTCGGAAGCCGCTAAAAAACCTCCCGTACATACACGAGAGGCCGTCATTAAAACTCAATTTTAATTTTTTGCGAATCACTGATTTTCTTGTGGTTTTTATCAAAAACGTCACTCGTGGTGATCTCGATCCACTTCAAATCCTTTGTCTTCTTGTTGTCTTCTGCTTCCTTGTGATGCCCGTGTCCGCTTGCTGTGTTAACGATAAAACCTAAGTTTCCGGCTTTTGCAGCGCCGCCTTCTAATTCTCCATTTAACTCCTCAAGGTAAATATCCTTTTGCCAATCAAAGGTTTCACCTGTGTTTGTTTTCAGTAATGCAATTGGTGCAAAATTCACTTTCTCAGAAGACTTGTTTTTGATTTCAACGAAAACCTTAACGAAATCAAACTCCTCATCATGTGTCAACACGTGAAAATAATCAATCATGCTGTAATCCGGACGTAGGTGAATCAGCTTCATGTTTCTTACGGTTAATTCGATTGCTCCGATGTCATATGTTTTGTTCACGTTTTTGATATCTTTTAAAACGGCTTCACCTTTGTCATCAGCAAATGTTTGATTAACCTTTTCTAAAGACCTGTCATCTGTAACTTGCGGATTAGGCTGGTACTCATTTATTTGCCTGTCTGCTTGAGCTGAAACGTTCTGCGTTTTGACTTCTGCTGTTTGGCCGCCGCCTGTATTGTTATGGCCGGCGTTTGATGAGCAGCCGGCAAGCATCATGATCGAAAAAAAGATGAAAAGAGCCTTTCTCACCTTAATGGCCTCCATTCAAAATAGAGATCCCGTCACTTCATACAAGCAACGGGACACCTTGTATTCTCTTACTTATCGTTAATCTTGATTTTGTATTGTAAAGCATCAAAAACATTTTTGGCGATTTCAGTGTTATCGATTTGCCCGGCAAATGTCTCGCTTGACGGTCCGTATGCATAGACAGGAACATCTTCACCTGTATGTCCGCTCGTTGTCCAACCGGTGTGAGAGCGCTTGTTGAAAATGTCTTCAATCGCATTGTCGATATCAAGCACTTTCTTCGATTTGGCTGCTTCTTCAACCGATTGAATTTCCCCTTTCGTTAAGGCTAACTTTTTTTGATCAATATATGTCTTTAATGTTTTTTCCACATCCGCACCGCCGGCGATTTTTTCTGCCATAAAGTCAGGCGTGCGCTTTGCGGCTTTAATCGGTTCACTGAACCAGTTGTAGATGCCGTCTGCACCGATGGAGTATCCGCCGGTTGAGTGGTCAGCTGTTGCGACAACCAATGTATGCTTGTCTTTTTTGGCGAACTCAAGAGCCGCCTTATAAGCTTGTTCGAAGTCTTCCATTTCACTCATCGCGCCGACAATATCATT is a window encoding:
- a CDS encoding GNAT family protein, which translates into the protein MKDSQEFITFAQEEAESGSSLHLDIFEKGRLAGKVCLYQINDRIKTASIGYYIINRLEIKVISQNKRSLAVPQRLRFSYEGCLRESGEFQGKPADQLIVSVLKKEFQSKERF
- a CDS encoding sialate O-acetylesterase is translated as MIKSFLMLGQSNMAGRGFLNEVDPIYNEKIKMLRNGQWQMMTEPINYDRPVSGVGLAASFADAWSRAHPDEEIGLIPCAEGGSSLNDWHPEGILFQHALSEARFALRSSQICGILWHQGESDSYRSLHETYYEKLTLIIETLRNELKLDEVPLIIGGLGDFLGKTGFGKHATEFRQVNEQLLRFANEQQNCYFVTAAGLTANPDGIHLDAASQRKFGYRYFEAFSKKYHILKPISGEEQSLKVNGDYSKTEQIYLHSMDLASGKITYAEFEARVAKVMKP
- a CDS encoding MmcQ/YjbR family DNA-binding protein, producing the protein MTKAEIIEYCLSYSDTYKDHPFGEGWTAMRHNGNKKLFALIFNLDGHLCVNLKCEPHRAHFLRGIFKEVKPGYHMNKEHWNTIILDGDLPEDDLHDMVQHSFELTKPKARI
- a CDS encoding flavin reductase family protein → MRAPIDEPIWYAYPGMVAVVTAQYKGEKNAMASGWHTYIGSSPGMYGVSVNKETYTYKLIEKSGVFGVNFLPGRCSELIQALGTHSGRDINKFAAFHIQYEEGRRAEIPILTDAYFAYECKVHSVSTLGDQEWIVGEVLQRYQDKELFLRNGMPNLEKLDIPLHIGGSSYRILNSEAEEHQHAFYPETN
- a CDS encoding MerR family DNA-binding transcriptional regulator, which produces MKEYFSIGETARLNHISIQTLRYYDKIGIFKPQCTDRDNGYRYYHVKQFFYLDIIKYLKSIKTPLEEIKRMISYTCTPELMQTFLEEQESVIEREMERLERARQLLQRRKNQLHEQLEIRTKKEEGLVYVRHIEGQTILKAATPQVNPHNQSDWYYRKLAEVLEERGDMVDNYYGLIYDLKPYKNSGDIYCNSVYTTIYDGVKIDTDEQNIGIDTIPSGEYVCISFDCSSTNYFSYYQKLYHFIESHGIQTDGKVYQVSFPNSYNSLKEEDFLTEFRVLKK
- a CDS encoding DUF4352 domain-containing protein, whose product is MRKALFIFFSIMMLAGCSSNAGHNNTGGGQTAEVKTQNVSAQADRQINEYQPNPQVTDDRSLEKVNQTFADDKGEAVLKDIKNVNKTYDIGAIELTVRNMKLIHLRPDYSMIDYFHVLTHDEEFDFVKVFVEIKNKSSEKVNFAPIALLKTNTGETFDWQKDIYLEELNGELEGGAAKAGNLGFIVNTASGHGHHKEAEDNKKTKDLKWIEITTSDVFDKNHKKISDSQKIKIEF